The Pseudomonas sp. FP2309 genomic sequence TCGGCGACGCCCGCCTGGGGGTCCACCGCGAGTGTCTGATGGGTAAAGCGCCCGCTGAAAAAGCCGTAGCGTGAAGCCTGGTTCTGGATCAGGCGCTTGGCGTCTTCGTAGTGGCCGTGGTTAAGCACGGCGCCCGAAACAAGGTCGTTGCTGGCGGGCACGCGAAAGGCTTTGAGGGTCGAGGCAGGGCCGTCGACCCGAATGGTCACGTTACGCAAATGCACCGGTTCGCCGGGGTCGATGGTGAGGATCAGGCGCGGGTTCTTGCCGCCCTTCACATCGCTGTCGATCCGAGGCTGATAGAAGCCCAAGGCCTGGGCCGCTTTACGCGCCTGCTCCTCGGCGCCGCGACTGAAGCGCAGCAATGCCTCTTCATCACGATCGCCGACCCCGCCGATATAGCCTTCGATGTTGGCTTTCAACGCGTCGTTTGAGGGTTTGATCCGCACGTCCAGTTCGCTTTGCGCCAACGCGCCGCAGCTGGTGAACAGCAGAACCAAGCCGCTGGTAAATCTTCCTGGAAACTTCATAGGCGCGGATGCTACACGAGCAGGGGAGACTCTTTGAACTGAGAATTGTCTGAATAATTCTGTTCTAAACCGTTGCAGCCTGTAACGACTGCGGATTGGGGTGGAAAAACACGTGCTCCAGGATCGGTCCTACCGCAACTTCACCGATTTCCTCATAACCCTGGCGTTTATAGAAATCCAGGTAGCGTGAATTGCCCGTGTCCAGCACCACTCCGGAGGAATGCGGGTCTTCGGCACACCAGTTATGCACGGCCTCCAGCAACTGCCCACCGTAGTGTTGACCCTGGAATTGCGGATGAATACCCATCAGCGGCAACACATGCACCGAGTCGCTGGGCAGGCATGCCAGCACGGCGTGATGGTAATCCAGATAACGCCGCGTACCGCGCACGCCGGTGCTCAACCACATGCGCAATTGCCAGGCCCAGCTTTCGGTAATTCCCAGGCGTCGTTGCGGCGGTGCGATCAGCGCGATGCCGATCAACCGGTCATTCACGAACAGACCAATGGCGGGCAATTGCTGGAAAAAATGCTGCTTGACCAGTTCGCGTACCGTGGCGCGCACCCGTTGCTCATAGCCGGCGCGTTCGGCTTCGAAGATGTAGGCGAATGTGGGTTCATGCCGGTAGGCCTGGTACAGGAGGGAGCGGGCTTCGCGGGAATAGCCGCTGTTGAGCAGGCGGATGTCGGCGATGGCAGTTGCGGTGTCAGACATTGGATGAAGCTCCCTGGGCGCCACTTAAATGATGGCGTTCGTATGGGTACGAACCTACGCAGCACGAGTCGTTCCCAGACATTAGCAGTGCAACTGTCCTACCGCCACGCTGGCCCCCGTCTGACTTGTCGGCTAGCATCGCCCTTTTGCCAGGACTGGACTGCCGACCATGAAAATCGTCTCCTTCAATATCAACGGGCTGCGCGCTCGCCCTCATCAGCTGGCGGCGCTGATAGAAAAGCATCAACCCGACGTGATCGGTTTGCAGGAAACCAAAGTCCACGACGACCAGTTCCCCCTGGCGGACGTGCAAGCCCTTGGCTACCACGTGTATTACCACGGCCAAAAAAGCCACTACGGCGTGGCCCTGCTCTCGCGCAAAGAAGCGCTGAGTGTGCACAAAGGCTTTGCTACCGATGAAGAAGAGGCACAGCGCCGCTTTATCTGGGGCACGTTTGCCGACGAACACGGCAACCCGATCACCATCATGAACGGCTATTTCCCTCAGGGTGAAAGCCGCGACCACCCCACCAAGTTCCCGGCCAAAAAACGCTTTTATGAGGACTTGCAGCACCTGCTCGAAGGCCAGTTCAGCAATGAGCAGGCGCTGGTGGTCATGGGCGATGTGAATATTTCGCCGCAGGACTGCGACATCGGCATCGGCCCCGACAATGCCAAGCGCTGGCTCAAAACCGGCAAGTGCAGTTTCCTGCCGGAAGAGCGCGAGTGGATGGCACGCCTGAAGAACTGGGGCCTGGTGGACAGCTTTCGCCACCTCAACCCGGACGTCACCGACCGCTTCAGTTGGTTCGATTACCGCAGCCGTGGTTTTGAAGATGAGCCCAAGCGTGGGCTGCGCATTGACGTGATCATGGCCTCCAACGGCTTGCTGCCTCGCGTGAAGGATGCCGGGGTGGATTACGATCTGCGTGGGCTGGAAAAGCCTTCGGACCATGCGCCGATCTGGCTTGAAATGAGCTGAGACCTGAGGGGAGCCGGGTATTCGGCTCCCGTCATATTTATGCAACCTGACTGACTTAATCTCGCGGCACTCCCTTTGGCTTGAGAAGGTGCCGGCATGACGCTGCGCGTTCTGTTCCTGTTGTGCTGTGTGCTTTCCCTTCCTGTTGTGGCCACTCCCCTGCCCGTTCCCGATCAAGGCCCTGCGTTGCGCATCCAGGGCTCGAATACCATTGGCGCGGCCCTGGGTCCGGCGCTGGTCAAGGGGTTGATGGAACAACAGGGGTTGCACGGCGTACACAGCGAACCCGGCGAAAGCGCCAACGAACAGCGGGTGCTCGGCAGGACGCGCCAAGGCCAGACAATCCGCGTCGACATCGCCGCCCATGGCTCGAGCACCGGCTTCAGCGCCCTGAAAAATGCCACCGCCGACCTCGCCGCCTCTTCACGCCCGATCAAGGACAGCGAACTGGTAGACCTGGAGCCGTTGGGCGACCTGAAAAGCCCCGGCGCCGAACAGGTGATCGCCATCGACGGACTGGCCATCATCCTCAACCCGCAAAACCCCCTCACGACGCTGAACACTGAGCAACTGGCGCAGATCTTCAATGGCGACATCAGCACCTGGGAGGCCGTGGGCGGGGTGGGCGGGGCTATTCAGGTGTACGCGCGCGATGACAAATCCGGCACCTACGACACCTTTAAAGAGCTGGTGCTGCGCCTGCGTGGCAAGCCGCTCGTCACGTCGGCCAAGCGCTTTGAATCCAGCGAACAGTTGTCCGACGCGGTGAGCCGGGATCCGCAAGGCATCGGTTTTATCGGCCTGCCTTACGTGCGCCAGGCCAAGGCTGTGGCGATTGTGGATGGCGACTCGCACCCAATGCTGGCGCTCAATAGCCTGATTGCCACCGAGGATTACCCTCTGTCACGCCGCCTGTTCTTTTACCTGCCGCCTTCTAACCGCAACCCTTGGGCCAAGGCGCTGGTGGACTTCAGCCAGAGCAGCAAAGGCCAGTCGATCGTCGCCGCCAACGGCTTTATCGCCCAGCAGGTGCAGGCGATGGCTGTGGAACCGCGCGACTCGATGCCGGAGGACTATCAAGCCATCGTTCGTGATGCCCAGCGGCTGACGGTGAATTTTCGTTTCGAAGAAGGCAGTGCCAGCCTGGACAACAAG encodes the following:
- a CDS encoding GNAT family N-acetyltransferase translates to MSDTATAIADIRLLNSGYSREARSLLYQAYRHEPTFAYIFEAERAGYEQRVRATVRELVKQHFFQQLPAIGLFVNDRLIGIALIAPPQRRLGITESWAWQLRMWLSTGVRGTRRYLDYHHAVLACLPSDSVHVLPLMGIHPQFQGQHYGGQLLEAVHNWCAEDPHSSGVVLDTGNSRYLDFYKRQGYEEIGEVAVGPILEHVFFHPNPQSLQAATV
- a CDS encoding phosphate ABC transporter substrate-binding/OmpA family protein, which produces MTLRVLFLLCCVLSLPVVATPLPVPDQGPALRIQGSNTIGAALGPALVKGLMEQQGLHGVHSEPGESANEQRVLGRTRQGQTIRVDIAAHGSSTGFSALKNATADLAASSRPIKDSELVDLEPLGDLKSPGAEQVIAIDGLAIILNPQNPLTTLNTEQLAQIFNGDISTWEAVGGVGGAIQVYARDDKSGTYDTFKELVLRLRGKPLVTSAKRFESSEQLSDAVSRDPQGIGFIGLPYVRQAKAVAIVDGDSHPMLALNSLIATEDYPLSRRLFFYLPPSNRNPWAKALVDFSQSSKGQSIVAANGFIAQQVQAMAVEPRDSMPEDYQAIVRDAQRLTVNFRFEEGSASLDNKARQDLQRVVAYLKAHDKLDKQVTLVGFGDAKNDPQRAALLSKLRAMAVRRELVKNGVVLRDIRGFGAQMPVAANTADEGRIKNRRVEVWVY
- the xthA gene encoding exodeoxyribonuclease III; protein product: MKIVSFNINGLRARPHQLAALIEKHQPDVIGLQETKVHDDQFPLADVQALGYHVYYHGQKSHYGVALLSRKEALSVHKGFATDEEEAQRRFIWGTFADEHGNPITIMNGYFPQGESRDHPTKFPAKKRFYEDLQHLLEGQFSNEQALVVMGDVNISPQDCDIGIGPDNAKRWLKTGKCSFLPEEREWMARLKNWGLVDSFRHLNPDVTDRFSWFDYRSRGFEDEPKRGLRIDVIMASNGLLPRVKDAGVDYDLRGLEKPSDHAPIWLEMS